The Plectropomus leopardus isolate mb unplaced genomic scaffold, YSFRI_Pleo_2.0 unplaced_scaffold7961, whole genome shotgun sequence nucleotide sequence GGGTACAGGGGTACATGGGTACAGGGGTATAGGGGTACATGGGTACATGGGTACATGAATACATGGGTCCATGGGTCCATGGGTACAGGGGTACAGGGGTACAGGGGTACATGGGTACATGGGTACAGGGGTACAGGGGTACTGGGGAACACGGGTACAGTGGTACAGAGGTACATGGGTCCATGGGTAATGGGGTCCATGGGTACTGGGCTACATGGGTCCATGGGTCCATGGGTACATGGGTCCATGGGTACTGGGGTCCATGGGTACAGGGGTCCATGGGTCCATGGGTCCATGGGTACATGGGTACAGGGGTACATGGGTCCATGGGTCCATGGGTAAAGGGGTCCATGGGTACAGAAGTACAGGGGTACATGGGTCCATGGGTCCATGGGTACAGAAGTACAGGGGTCCATGGGTCCATGGGTCCATGGGTCCATGGGTACAGAAGTACAGGGGTGCATGGGTCCATGGGTACAGGGGTACTGGGGTCCATGGGTACAGAAGTGCAGGGGTACATGGGTCCATGGGTACTGGGGTACATAGGTCCATGGGTACTGGGGTCCATGGGTACAGAAGTACAGGGGTACATGGGTCCATGGGTACAGGGGTACTGGGGTCCATGGGTACAGAAGTACAGGGGTACATGGGTCCATGGGTACATGGGTCCATGGGTCCATGGGTCCATGGGTCCATGGGTACAGAAGTACAGGGGTGCATGGGTCCATGGGTACAGGGGTACTGGGGTCCATGGGTACAGAAGTGCAGGGGTCCATGGGTACAGGGGTACAGGGGTACCATCTCCTGTAGATGACGGCGATGTTCTG carries:
- the LOC121940203 gene encoding non-classical arabinogalactan protein 31-like, with amino-acid sequence MYPWTHVPLYFCTHGPQYPCTHGPMYPCTSVPMDPSTHGPMYPSTHGPMYPCTSVPMDPSTPVPMDPCTPVLLYPWTHGPMDPWTPVLLYPWTHGPMYPCTSVPMDPFTHGPMDPCTPVPMYPWTHGPMDPCTHGPQYPWTHVPMDPWTHVAQYPWTPLPMDPCTSVPLYPCSPVPLYPCTHVPMYPCTPVPLYPWTHGPMYSCTHVPMYPYTPVPMYP